One Streptomyces mobaraensis NBRC 13819 = DSM 40847 DNA segment encodes these proteins:
- a CDS encoding acetyl-CoA C-acetyltransferase, whose product MIVAGARTPMGRLLGSLRSFSAAELGGFAIKAALDRAGIGGDQVQYVIMGQVLQAGAGQIPARQAAVHGGIPMNVPALTVNKVCLSGLDAIALADQLIRAGEFEIVVAGGQESMTNAPHLLPKSREGYKYGAIEMLDSMAHDGLTDPFEAIAMGESTEKHNTRLGIGRAAQDEIGARSHQRAAAAQKNGLFDAEITPVAVPQRKGEPVVFSKDEGVRGDTTVEVLGKLKPSFSKDGTITAGTSSQISDGAAAVVVMSKAKAEELGLEWIAEIGAHGNVAGPDNSLHSQPSNAILHALSKEGLTVDDLDLIEINEAFAAVLVQSIKDLGVSPEKVNVNGGAIALGHPIGMSGARTVLHLALELRRRGGGVGAAALCGGGGQGDALIIRVPGK is encoded by the coding sequence GTGATCGTCGCGGGCGCCCGGACGCCCATGGGCCGCCTCCTCGGCTCCCTGCGCTCCTTCTCCGCGGCCGAACTGGGCGGTTTCGCCATCAAGGCCGCGCTCGACCGGGCCGGCATCGGCGGCGACCAGGTGCAGTACGTGATCATGGGTCAGGTGCTGCAGGCCGGCGCCGGGCAGATCCCCGCCCGCCAGGCGGCCGTGCACGGCGGCATCCCGATGAACGTCCCCGCACTGACCGTCAACAAGGTGTGCCTCTCCGGCCTCGACGCCATCGCGCTGGCCGACCAGCTCATCCGCGCGGGCGAGTTCGAGATCGTGGTCGCCGGCGGCCAGGAGTCGATGACCAACGCCCCGCACCTGCTGCCCAAGTCGCGCGAGGGCTACAAGTACGGCGCGATCGAGATGCTCGACTCCATGGCGCACGACGGACTCACCGACCCGTTCGAGGCCATCGCCATGGGCGAGTCGACGGAGAAGCACAACACCCGGCTGGGCATCGGCCGCGCCGCCCAGGACGAGATCGGCGCCCGCTCCCACCAGCGGGCCGCCGCCGCGCAGAAGAACGGCCTGTTCGACGCCGAGATCACCCCGGTCGCGGTGCCGCAGCGCAAGGGCGAGCCGGTGGTCTTCAGCAAGGACGAGGGCGTCCGCGGCGACACCACCGTCGAGGTGCTGGGCAAGCTCAAGCCCTCGTTCAGCAAGGACGGCACCATCACCGCCGGCACCTCCTCGCAGATCTCCGACGGCGCCGCGGCCGTGGTCGTGATGAGCAAGGCCAAGGCCGAGGAGCTGGGCCTGGAGTGGATCGCCGAGATCGGCGCCCACGGCAACGTGGCCGGTCCGGACAACTCGCTGCACTCGCAGCCGTCCAACGCGATCCTGCACGCCCTGTCCAAGGAGGGGCTGACGGTCGACGATCTGGACCTGATCGAGATCAATGAGGCTTTCGCGGCGGTTCTTGTGCAGTCAATCAAGGATCTGGGGGTATCGCCGGAAAAGGTGAACGTCAACGGCGGCGCCATCGCGCTGGGCCACCCCATCGGCATGTCCGGCGCCCGCACGGTGCTCCACCTCGCCCTGGAGCTGCGCCGGCGGGGCGGCGGGGTCGGCGCCGCGGCGCTGTGCGGCGGCGGCGGCCAGGGCGACGCCCTGATCATCCGCGTGCCGGGCAAGTGA
- the meaB gene encoding methylmalonyl Co-A mutase-associated GTPase MeaB, which translates to MADVTRLVEQARAGGPRAVARLISLVEGASPQLREVMAALAPLAGGAYVVGLTGSPGVGKSTSTSALVSAYRRRGKRVGVLAVDPSSPFSGGALLGDRVRMSEHASDPGVYIRSMATRGHLGGLSWAAPQAIRVLDAAGCDVVLVETVGVGQSEVDIASEADTTVVLLAPGMGDGIQAAKAGILEIGDVYVVNKADRDGADATARELNHMLGLGEARKPGDWRPPIVKTVAARGEGTDEVVEALEKHRAWMEENGVLAERRAARVAHEIERIAVTALRSRIGDLRGGRDVGALAARVLDGSLDPYTAADELVAGLTAGA; encoded by the coding sequence ATGGCGGACGTGACCAGGCTGGTCGAGCAGGCCCGGGCCGGCGGTCCGCGCGCCGTCGCCCGGCTGATCTCGCTGGTGGAGGGGGCGTCCCCGCAGCTCCGCGAGGTGATGGCGGCGCTGGCGCCGCTCGCCGGCGGGGCCTACGTCGTCGGGCTCACCGGCTCGCCCGGGGTCGGCAAGTCCACCTCCACCTCGGCCCTGGTCTCCGCCTACCGGCGGCGGGGCAAGCGGGTGGGGGTGCTGGCCGTCGACCCGTCCTCGCCGTTCTCCGGGGGCGCCCTGCTGGGCGACCGGGTGCGGATGTCGGAGCACGCCTCCGACCCGGGGGTGTACATCCGCTCGATGGCCACCCGGGGGCACCTGGGCGGCCTCTCCTGGGCCGCGCCGCAGGCGATCCGCGTCCTGGACGCGGCCGGCTGCGACGTGGTGCTGGTGGAGACCGTGGGCGTGGGCCAGTCCGAGGTGGACATCGCCTCCGAGGCCGACACGACGGTGGTGCTGCTGGCCCCGGGCATGGGCGACGGGATCCAGGCGGCGAAGGCCGGGATCCTGGAGATCGGCGACGTCTACGTGGTCAACAAGGCCGACCGGGACGGCGCGGACGCGACGGCCCGGGAGCTCAACCACATGCTGGGGCTGGGCGAGGCCCGCAAGCCCGGCGACTGGCGGCCGCCGATCGTCAAGACGGTGGCGGCCCGCGGCGAGGGCACCGACGAGGTGGTCGAGGCGCTGGAGAAGCACCGGGCCTGGATGGAGGAGAACGGCGTCCTCGCGGAGCGGCGCGCGGCCCGGGTGGCGCACGAGATCGAGCGCATCGCGGTCACCGCGCTGCGCTCGCGGATCGGCGACCTGCGCGGCGGCCGGGACGTGGGCGCCCTGGCGGCGCGGGTGCTGGACGGGTCGCTGGACCCGTACACGGCGGCGGACGAGCTGGTGGCGGGGCTGACGGCGGGGGCGTGA
- a CDS encoding MarR family winged helix-turn-helix transcriptional regulator: MDTENGTRWLSDEEQRTWRAHLDVSRLLMHQLERDLQPFGLTNNDYEILVNLSESKDHRMRMSDLAAATLQSKSRLSHQITRMENAGLVRRENCESDRRGLFAVLTEQGWETMRKVAPHHVASVRQHFIDLLSPDELKALSSSLAPVAEHLRAARGKG; the protein is encoded by the coding sequence ATGGACACCGAGAACGGCACACGTTGGCTCAGCGATGAGGAACAGCGCACCTGGCGGGCCCACCTGGACGTCAGCCGACTGCTGATGCATCAGCTCGAACGGGACCTCCAGCCGTTCGGACTGACCAACAACGACTACGAGATCCTGGTCAACCTCTCCGAGTCGAAGGACCACCGGATGCGGATGAGCGACCTCGCCGCCGCGACCCTCCAGTCGAAGAGCCGCCTCTCGCACCAGATCACGCGGATGGAGAACGCGGGTCTCGTCCGCCGGGAGAACTGCGAGTCCGACCGGCGGGGGCTGTTCGCCGTCCTCACCGAACAGGGCTGGGAGACCATGCGGAAGGTGGCCCCGCACCATGTGGCGTCCGTCCGGCAGCACTTCATCGATCTGCTGTCGCCGGACGAGCTGAAGGCGCTGAGCTCCTCGCTGGCGCCGGTGGCGGAGCACCTGCGCGCCGCGCGGGGCAAGGGCTGA
- a CDS encoding AIM24 family protein, with translation MNGPVIHDAHSLPVDDNVNPYAFSVDLDGQWFLQKGKMIAYFGQISFHGIGHGPLDRLIRSSFHSPLHAADWVVAEGRGRMLLADRSFDVNSYDLEEGNLTVRSGNLLAYQPTLALKQSIIPGFVTLIGTGKFVAASNGPVVFVEPPIRVDPQALVGWADCPAPCHHYDHGYMRGVLGGVRMFTGLGGTSGEEHQFEFVGAGTVLLQSSEQLMAEQPTGAPPDEAGVPSGGTPSTHGNQPSAPRLPGQLGDLQRRFGL, from the coding sequence GTGAACGGCCCCGTCATCCATGACGCGCACTCGCTGCCGGTCGACGACAACGTCAACCCCTACGCGTTCAGCGTGGACCTCGACGGCCAGTGGTTCCTGCAGAAGGGGAAGATGATCGCCTACTTCGGGCAGATCAGCTTCCACGGTATCGGCCACGGTCCGCTGGACCGGCTGATCCGGAGCAGCTTCCACTCGCCGCTGCACGCCGCGGACTGGGTGGTGGCCGAGGGGCGGGGCAGGATGCTGCTCGCGGACCGGTCGTTCGACGTGAACTCGTACGACCTGGAGGAGGGCAACCTGACCGTGCGGTCGGGGAATCTGCTGGCCTACCAGCCGACCCTGGCCCTCAAGCAGTCGATCATCCCGGGGTTCGTGACGCTCATCGGTACCGGGAAGTTCGTGGCCGCGTCCAACGGGCCGGTGGTCTTCGTGGAGCCGCCGATCCGGGTGGATCCGCAGGCGCTGGTCGGCTGGGCGGACTGCCCCGCGCCGTGCCACCACTACGACCACGGGTACATGCGCGGAGTGCTGGGCGGGGTGCGGATGTTCACCGGTCTCGGCGGGACGTCGGGCGAGGAGCACCAGTTCGAGTTCGTGGGCGCCGGCACGGTGCTGCTGCAGTCCAGTGAGCAGTTGATGGCCGAACAGCCCACGGGGGCGCCGCCGGACGAGGCGGGCGTGCCCTCGGGCGGGACGCCGTCGACGCATGGGAATCAGCCATCCGCTCCCCGGTTGCCCGGCCAGTTGGGAGACCTCCAGCGCCGCTTCGGGCTGTGA
- a CDS encoding AIM24 family protein, which yields MPFRSLNSRMVEAQVIPGQRLFSQRGAMLAYKGDVSFTPSITGGQGGVMGMIGRRIANEATPLMTVEGSGTVMFGHGGHHVHVIELTGDTLYVEADRLLAFDGPLQQGTMFMGSQGGVMGMVRGQVTGQGLFTTTLKGHGAVAVMAHGGFIELPIRPQRPVHVDPQAYVAHRGDVRNKLSTAIGWREMIGRGSGEAFQLELSGTGTVFVQASEEKL from the coding sequence ATGCCGTTCCGTTCGTTGAACTCGCGGATGGTCGAGGCCCAGGTGATCCCGGGGCAGCGGCTGTTCAGCCAGCGCGGGGCGATGCTCGCGTACAAGGGGGACGTCTCCTTCACCCCCAGCATCACGGGCGGCCAGGGCGGCGTCATGGGGATGATCGGCCGCCGGATCGCCAACGAGGCCACGCCGCTGATGACGGTGGAGGGCAGCGGCACGGTGATGTTCGGGCACGGCGGTCACCACGTCCATGTGATCGAACTGACCGGTGACACCCTCTACGTGGAGGCGGACCGGCTGCTGGCGTTCGACGGTCCGCTCCAGCAGGGCACGATGTTCATGGGGTCGCAGGGCGGCGTGATGGGCATGGTGCGCGGCCAGGTGACGGGCCAGGGCCTGTTCACTACGACCCTCAAGGGTCATGGCGCCGTGGCGGTGATGGCGCACGGCGGCTTCATCGAGCTGCCGATCCGGCCGCAGCGGCCGGTGCACGTCGATCCCCAGGCGTATGTGGCGCACCGCGGTGATGTGCGCAACAAGCTGTCGACGGCGATCGGCTGGCGGGAGATGATCGGCCGCGGCTCGGGCGAGGCGTTCCAGCTCGAACTGTCGGGCACCGGCACCGTGTTCGTCCAGGCGTCCGAGGAGAAGCTGTGA
- a CDS encoding AIM24 family protein: protein MAQFRLQGSKVLAVDMAGDAVKAKNGSMVAYEGDMTFKKMTGGGDGLRGMVTRRLTGEQMTVMEVKGHGTCYFADRASEINLVNLQGETLYVEASNLLCTDSALRTGTSFTGLRGASQGNGLFTTTVEGTGQAAILSDGTAIVLRVTPQTPLSVDPGAYIAHTGGLRQHFQSGVNFRTFLGEGSGEAFQIRFEGDGLVYVQPSERTTFGGDV from the coding sequence GTGGCACAGTTTCGGCTCCAAGGGAGCAAAGTCCTCGCCGTCGACATGGCGGGCGACGCGGTCAAGGCCAAGAACGGGTCCATGGTCGCGTACGAGGGCGACATGACATTCAAGAAGATGACCGGTGGCGGTGACGGCCTGCGCGGCATGGTCACCCGCCGGCTCACGGGGGAACAGATGACGGTCATGGAGGTGAAGGGGCACGGCACCTGCTACTTCGCCGACCGGGCGAGCGAGATCAACCTGGTGAACCTCCAGGGCGAGACGCTGTACGTGGAGGCGAGCAATCTGCTCTGCACCGACTCGGCGCTGCGCACCGGCACGTCGTTCACCGGCCTGCGCGGGGCGTCCCAGGGCAACGGCCTGTTCACGACGACCGTGGAGGGCACCGGCCAGGCGGCGATCCTCTCGGACGGCACGGCGATCGTGCTGCGGGTGACACCGCAGACGCCGCTGTCGGTCGACCCGGGGGCGTACATCGCGCACACCGGCGGGCTCCGGCAGCACTTCCAGTCCGGCGTCAACTTCCGGACGTTCCTGGGCGAGGGGTCCGGCGAGGCGTTCCAGATCCGCTTCGAGGGCGACGGGCTGGTGTACGTGCAGCCGAGCGAGCGCACCACGTTCGGGGGTGACGTCTGA
- a CDS encoding DUF3817 domain-containing protein yields MDLKTASALRRLRLISAPEATSFLLLLVCAVLKRTTSFNAVPTMGMVHGFLFITYVIFWVDAWKRAKWETKTAVLYFVLSVLPLGGFFADRKLRREAEASVMAARARKEGVVGA; encoded by the coding sequence GTGGACCTCAAGACCGCCTCCGCTCTGCGCCGGCTCCGGCTGATCTCCGCGCCCGAGGCCACGTCGTTCCTGCTGCTGCTCGTCTGCGCGGTCCTCAAGCGGACCACCAGCTTCAACGCCGTCCCGACCATGGGTATGGTGCACGGCTTCCTGTTCATCACCTACGTGATCTTCTGGGTCGACGCCTGGAAACGGGCCAAGTGGGAGACCAAGACCGCCGTCCTCTACTTCGTCCTCTCCGTCCTCCCGCTGGGCGGCTTCTTCGCGGACCGCAAGCTCCGCCGCGAGGCCGAGGCGAGCGTCATGGCCGCCCGGGCCCGCAAGGAAGGCGTGGTCGGCGCGTGA
- a CDS encoding MTH1187 family thiamine-binding protein, protein MIVAFSVTPIGAGEDVGEYVAEAVRVVRASGLPNRTDAMFTSLEGEWDEVMDVVKRAVQAVEARCGRVSLVLKADIRQGVTDGLTAKVETVERHLAS, encoded by the coding sequence GTGATCGTCGCTTTTTCCGTCACCCCCATCGGTGCCGGTGAGGACGTCGGCGAGTACGTCGCGGAAGCGGTCCGCGTCGTCCGCGCCTCCGGCCTGCCGAACCGCACCGACGCCATGTTCACCTCCCTGGAGGGCGAGTGGGACGAGGTCATGGACGTCGTCAAGCGCGCCGTCCAGGCCGTCGAGGCCCGCTGCGGCCGGGTCTCCCTCGTCCTGAAGGCGGACATCCGGCAGGGCGTCACCGACGGCCTCACCGCCAAGGTCGAGACGGTGGAACGCCACCTGGCGTCCTGA
- a CDS encoding MarR family winged helix-turn-helix transcriptional regulator: MSKPLSLPFDPIARADELWERRWGAVPSMAAITSIMRAHQILLGQVDAVVKPYGLTFARYEALVLLTFSKAGELPMSKIGERLMVHPTSVTNTVDRLVTAGFVDKRPNPRDGRGTLASITDKGREVVEAATRDLMAMDFGLGVYDAEECAEIFRILRPLRVAAEDFRDEM; this comes from the coding sequence GTGTCCAAGCCGCTCAGCCTCCCCTTCGACCCCATCGCCCGCGCCGACGAACTGTGGGAGCGGCGCTGGGGCGCGGTGCCCTCGATGGCCGCGATCACCTCGATCATGCGGGCGCACCAGATCCTGCTCGGCCAGGTCGACGCCGTCGTCAAGCCGTACGGGCTGACGTTCGCGCGCTACGAGGCGCTGGTGCTGCTCACGTTCTCCAAGGCCGGCGAGCTCCCGATGTCCAAGATCGGGGAGCGGCTGATGGTGCACCCCACGTCGGTGACCAACACGGTGGACCGCCTCGTCACGGCCGGTTTCGTGGACAAGCGCCCCAACCCGCGGGACGGGCGCGGCACGCTCGCGTCGATCACCGACAAGGGGCGCGAGGTCGTCGAGGCGGCGACGCGGGACCTGATGGCGATGGACTTCGGGCTCGGCGTGTACGACGCGGAGGAGTGCGCGGAGATCTTCCGGATCCTGCGGCCGCTGCGGGTGGCGGCGGAGGATTTCCGGGACGAAATGTGA
- a CDS encoding DUF3817 domain-containing protein, translated as MKRAVLTRYRILAYVTGVLLVLLTLGVIAKYGLDMDGVSGLVRVVAIAHGWLFVVYLVVAFDMGSKAKWPFGRLAWILLAGTIPTAAFFVERKVTRELEPLFAEAAPAPSPVA; from the coding sequence ATGAAACGAGCCGTGCTGACCCGTTACCGCATCCTTGCGTACGTAACCGGCGTTTTGCTGGTCCTCCTCACGCTTGGTGTGATCGCCAAATACGGCCTGGACATGGATGGCGTCTCGGGTCTCGTGCGGGTCGTCGCGATCGCGCACGGATGGCTCTTCGTCGTCTACCTTGTCGTCGCCTTCGACATGGGCTCCAAGGCCAAGTGGCCCTTCGGCCGGCTGGCCTGGATCCTGCTGGCGGGCACCATCCCGACGGCCGCGTTCTTCGTCGAGCGCAAGGTCACCCGCGAGCTGGAGCCCCTCTTCGCCGAGGCGGCGCCCGCTCCGTCGCCCGTCGCCTGA